The genomic DNA GTGCTTTGTTGACAGCATTAAGGCTGTGGTTCGTGATGTCCTTGTGCACGTCGTCAACGCTCTGAGCAGCATCTATGACCTAGAAAACACAATTTAGACCACAAGATACTAAATATTGACATAAATGACACCTGGTATTAAATCTACAATCCAGACTTGTCTCGTACCTGCCAGTTGACTGAAGGATCCTTCATTAGTTGTTCAAATTTCTGTTGCACCGCTCTTTGGAAAACACTGGTCTCATATCTCTCTTCTCCAAACTGACCCCTCAAAGCAGCCTCAGCTGGACTGAGATTTAGGAACATAACAAGGTCAGGCTTTGGCAGCCCCACATCTGGGTTCTTGCACCAGTCCAGACAGAAACCCTGAAGGAGACAAACATGTCATGACAAGTCTGTTGCTCCTCACACACAGTAATATGGTGTGACGTAAGAAGAGTTTGAAAGGCTAACAGAAGACTCACCGGCTTGGCACTGGTGAAAGCAACTCCAGAGAAGGCGTACCGATCTACCACCAGGGAGATGCCCTGCTCCAGCTTCCTCTTCATTAAAGGCCTGTGGTCAAAATCATCTCGTTAGGCTGCATAAGAAAATGCATGCTACAATGTATACAGGCAAGTGGAAATTATCAAGGCAAATGACGAAAGGAAAAAAGGCAACAGCAGATATAAAAAGTTCATTCACGCAAAGTTCTGTTCATTTTTGAAGGACTAACTGaataaactacagtgtgtgttcatggtaaTGAAGGAGCGTGTCTCACAGTGCCAAGTGTGACTCactggtatgtttttttttgtcattactgGAAAACAACACAGCTCTGAGGAACAAGATATCAAGTTCTGGATAcacacagtttttgtttgtaggattattattatattgacatatgattaaaaaagaaaagcatcaaatcAAATAACCAGAGGTTGTAGCACTGTACACTTCACATTTCAAGAGACGTCTTTTTTTGGCCCCCAAATGagactgatggtgattatgtcaATATATGAAAGATACCAAAAAATTACACTACTCAAAAAGTTAGGGATATTTGGATGCGAGTGCATATATGCATGTGCATCGATTTAAGTctaatgaaatgtgtcattttatttttagggGCCAATAAATACtcaagaaacaaaataaaaatatatgtcaaaaaataaatacatcccAATATCCCCCAACTAATTTTCAGTTGTGTATTATTTAAAAAGGGCACCAGATTAAACTCTTTAGTCTTTCACAAATTAAGGCAACAGGAACTGCCCAAATATCCAAGGTTTTTAACAAAGCAGGCAGATGGCATGTTCTGTGACATCTGGCTACAATGTTAAAAGGGTCTGTTTACACTTTACTCATGTATCATTCAACCCCAATCAGATGTAGACTTACAGGTAATTTTTAATGCACACAGCACCCAATGGGACGTTACACTGATGGAACTGCATCATTGCAAcattaggggaaaaaaagctgtCCAGAAACCAAATTTAAAATTACTGATGATAATCCATAGACTTCACTGCCATGACCTATACTGGCAAGGGAGTTCATAAAAATTATGGTACCAGGCTTTATACAAAATGACCTTTCCTTCAATAAGTAGTGTCTGTAGACTCCCCAGTCATTTGGGACTAGAAACATAATATtactaaataaatattttgggAACCATATCCCAAGTCCCATTTACATCCTTAAAACGTGATGCATGACTAGATACCACCAGGGGTAAATAGAAACTATGGCTGTCCCCTCAGTGACAACATGACAGTCGAGTCATTTTTACTGCTTCAGAGGACAATAGCACGGCAGCCTGTAAACTTTTACTAATGATTGACTACAAAAAACCAACTGCAATATCCTCTAGTAATTTGGGTTAACTGGCACTCTGAATGTGTCACTCTTGGATGCGAGTACGTAACACATTTTGTTGTCCCTTTCCACA from Sparus aurata chromosome 11, fSpaAur1.1, whole genome shotgun sequence includes the following:
- the dtymk gene encoding thymidylate kinase, giving the protein MACKRGALIVLEGVDKAGKTTQCKKLVQALQQSGRPAEMMRFPDRSTTIGQLISAYLENKSDLEDHTVHLLFSANRWELVPLMKRKLEQGISLVVDRYAFSGVAFTSAKPGFCLDWCKNPDVGLPKPDLVMFLNLSPAEAALRGQFGEERYETSVFQRAVQQKFEQLMKDPSVNWQVIDAAQSVDDVHKDITNHSLNAVNKALNLPLGELWKGT